In a genomic window of Meleagris gallopavo isolate NT-WF06-2002-E0010 breed Aviagen turkey brand Nicholas breeding stock chromosome 1, Turkey_5.1, whole genome shotgun sequence:
- the DCLRE1C gene encoding protein artemis, whose protein sequence is MSRFGGRLREYPQLSIDRFDHDNLRARAYFLSHCHKDHMKGLRAPALRRRLQSSLKVKLYCSPVTKELLLTNSKYEFWENHIVALEVETPTQISLVDETTGEKEDIEVTLLPAGHCPGSVMFLFQGENGTVLYTGDFRLAKGEAARMELLHSGTRVKDIQSVYLDTTFCDPRFYHIPSREECLNGILELVRSWTSLSRYHVVWLNCKAAYGYEYLFINLSEELGIKVHVNRLDMFKNMPEILYHITTDRYTQIHACRHPKDDDYFRGNRLPCGITCQNGTPLHVISIKPSTMWFGERIKKTNVIVRTGESTYRACFSFHSSYSEIKDFLSYICPVNVYPNVLPVGGSEDKVMEILQPLCRSYRRNTEPRYKPLGTLKRACKRNLSDTDEDELFDTEPTFARPKIAKYQGEESKPSKTAQSENAEGNINESTESYRANTTYTSLKVDFVDCEESNDDDDDDDDDKEDDSEKNTAQVLSHEPDANSLASCNGISSKQQESNADIPRWDMFFKCNKVDESSENEDNFPSSADAGGSQSLFSDSDGVSDSTHISSQNSSQSTHISEQGSQGWDSQIDTVLIASQERNAADFGYFSRCGSRTALPSHETPMDGQADNNRWKPLGQNPSCASDVICDLKIEDCDEDAEAGTASAQDLLVEISDSSRTPDLELKRDFQSSSDFEIPLTPEAEIPQRDKLHYLYKKLAAGESIMRKNSPEKR, encoded by the exons ATGAGCCGGTTCGGGGGCCGGCTACGCGAATACCCTCAGCTGTCCATCGACCGCTTCGACCACGACAACCTGCGCGCACGCGCCTATTTCCTGTCGCACTGCCACAAGG ATCACATGAAGGGGCTGAGGGCGCCCGCCCTGAGgaggaggctgcagagcag CTTGAAAGTTAAGTTATATTGCTCTCCAGTAACTAAGGAATTACTGTTGACTAACTCAAAATATGAGTTTTGGGAGAATCACATa GTTGCACTGGAAGTTGAAACTCCAACTCAGATTTCTTTAGTAGATGAAACAACTGGGGAG AAAGAAGATATAGAGGTGACACTCCTGCCAGCTGGCCACTGTCCAGGATCAGTCAT GTTTCTGTTTCAAGGTGAAAATGGCACTGTGCTGTATACAGGGGATTTCAGGCTTGCAAAAGGAGAAGCAGCCAGAATGGAGCTTTTGCATTCAGGGACCAG agtAAAAGACATCCAGAGTGTTTATTTGGACACCACTTTTTGTGATCCTAGATTTTATCATATACCAAGCAGG GAGGAGTGTTTGAATGGGATCTTAGAATTAGTGCGAAGCTGGACCTCGCTCAGTCGCTATCATGTTGTGTGGCTGAATTGCAAAGCTGCTTATGGATATGAGTATTTATTCATAAACCTCAGTGAGGAGCTTGGAATCAAG GTGCACGTGAATAGGCTTGATATGTTCAAAAATATGCCAGAAATCCTCTACCATATAACTACAGACCGATACACTCAGATTCATGCCTGTCGACATCCTAAG GATGATGACTATTTTCGAGGGAACAGACTGCCCTGTGGAATCACTTGCCAAAATGGAACTCCCTTGCACGTAATTAGCATCAAACCCTCCACTATGTGGTTTGGAGAAAGGATCAAGAAAACCAATGTAATAGTGAG gaCTGGAGAGAGTACCTACAGAGcttgtttctctttccattctTCATACAGTGAG ATTAAGGATTTTTTGAGCTACATCTGTCCTGTGAATGTGTATCCCAACGTATTACCAGTGGGTGGGTCGGAAGACAAAGTTATGGAAAT ATTACAGCCGTTATGCAGATCATACAGGAGAAACACAGAACCCAGGTACAAGCCCCTAGGAACACTGAAGAGAGCCTGCAAAAGAAACTTATCTGATACAG ATGAAGATGAGCTCTTTGATACAGAACCAACCTTTGCAAGGCCTAAGATTGCAAAATATCAGGGAGAAGAAAGTAAGCCATCCAAAACTGCACAgtctgaaaatgctgaaggaaacataaatgagagcacagaaagctaCAGAGCAAACACAACTTATACCTCTCTCAAGGTAGACTTCGTGGACTGTGAGGAGTcaaatgatgatgatgatgatgatgatgatgacaaaGAAGATGATTCTGAAAAAAACACAGCTCAGGTTCTTTCCCATGAGCCAGATGCCAATTCCTTAGCAAGTTGCAATGGAATATCTAGCAAGCAACAGGAGTCTAATGCTGATATCCCTCGCTGGGATATGTTTTTTAAGTGTAACAAAGTAGATGAAAGCTCTGAAAATGAGGACAACTTCCCATCTTCAGCAGATGCTGGTGGGTCCCAGTCACTCTTCAGTGATTCGGATGGAGTGAGTGACTCAACTCACATCTCCTCCCAAAATTCTTCTCAGTCGACACACATATCAGAACAAGGGAGCCAGGGCTGGGATAGCCAAATAGACACAGTTCTCATTGCCTCCCAAGAGAGAAATGCTGCTGACTTTGGCTACTTCAGCAGATGTGGCAGCAGAACAGCTTTGCCATCGCACGAGACTCCCATGGACGGCCAAGCTGACAACAATAGGTGGAAACCACTTGGCCAAAATCCATCCTGTGCTTCTGATGTCATCTGTGACTTGAAAATTGAAGACTGTGATGAAGATGCAGAAGCTGGCACTGCTTCAGCTCAAGATCTGCTAGTGGAAATAAGTGACAGTTCCAGGACTCCTGATTTAGAACTGAAGAGGGACTTTCAGAGCTCCTCTGACTTTGAAATCCCCTTAACTCCAGAAGCTGAAATACCTCAACGAGATAAACTGCACTACTTATACAAGAAGCTAGCAGCAGGTGAAAGCATAATGAGAAAAAACTCTCCTGAAAAGAGGTAG